From Anaerolineae bacterium:
GCCGGGCCGCTGCAGGTGCGCTGGGCCATGCGCATCGATACCCTATCGGTCACCATGATGCTGATGGTCGCCGGGGTGGGGACGCTGATTCACCTCTACGCGGCGGGCTACATGCACTACGATGTGCACTACAAGGGCGACCCTGGGCGCTATCGCCGCTTCTTCGTCTTCTTCAATCTGTTCATCGCCGCGATGATGATCCTGGTCAGCGGCGACAGCCTGCTCACCCTCTTCGTGGGGTGGGAAGGCGTCGGTTTGTGCTCTTATCTGTTGATTGGCTTCTGGTTCGAGTACGACACCCTGGGCCGCCCCTCGGACGCCAACGCGCAGGCGGCCAAAAAGGCGTTCATCACCAACCGCATCGGCGACGCCGGGATGCTCCTGGCCATGTTTGTCGCTTTCTGGACCTTCAAGACCCTGGACTTCGGCCCGATGTTCGCCCAGGCCCAGGCGGTGGCGGCGGCTCACCCCGGCGCCATCCTGGCTATCACGCTGTTCATGCTGGTGGCGGTGACGGGGAAGTCGGCCCAGTTGCCCCTTTATGTGTGGCTGCCCGACGCCATGGCCGGCCCCACGCCGGTCTCGGCCCTCATCCATGCCGCCACCATGGTCACGGCGGGCGTGTATCTGGTAGCCCGCACGCAGCCTTTCTATGCGCTGGTGCCCACGGCGCAGCACACCGTGGCCCTGGTGGGCGCGCTGACCGCCCTCTTTGCGGGCACCATCGCCGTGGGGCAGTATGACATCAAGAAGGTGCTGGCCTACTCCACCATCTCCCAGTTGGGTTTCATGGTGGCGGCGGTGGGGATGGGCGCCGTGGTGGCCGGGATGTTCCATCTCGTCACCCATGCCTTCTTCAAAGCGTTGCTCTTCCTCTCGGCCGGCTCGGTGATCATCGCCTTGGAACGGGCGCACCACCCGCTGCCCGAGGAGGGCGGCGCAGCCCATCACGAGGCGGCCCACGAGGGGTATGGCCACGGCCACGACGCGCCTTTCGACCCCCAGGACATGCGCAACATGGGTGGCCTGCGCAAGGTCATTCCGTTGACCTTCTGGGTGTACCTCATCGGCGCGGTGGCGTTGGCGGGCATCCCGCCTCTGGCCGGGTTCTTCTCCAAAGATGAAGTCGTGGCGGCCGCGAAGGGCTATGATCCTGTGGTGTACGGTTTGCTGGTTGCGGCGGCCTTCTTCACCGCCTTTTACATGGGGCGGCAGATTTTCTTGGTGTTCTTCGGCGCGCCCCGCAGCGAAGCGGCGGTCCACGCCAAGGAAAGCCCGGCGGTGATGACCGTGCCGCTGGTGGCCCTGGCGACCCTGTCGGTGGTGGGCGGCGCGCTTAACTTCCCCGGCGTGCATACGCTGGGCCGCTGGCTGGAGCACACCCTGGGCGAACTCCATGCGGAGCCTTTCCAGGTGGCGGTGGCGCTGTCGTCCACCCTCCTGGCGCTGGTGGCCGTCGCGCTGGCCTGGGCGCTTTACGGGAAGCGCCCACTGGCCTCGCCTGACGACCCCGACCCGCTGAAGCGCGTGCTGGGGCCAATTTTCACCGGCATGGAGCACAAATGGTGGGTGGATGAGATATATTGGGCTATAATTCTCCAACCGTATGTGCTCTTGAGCAGAGGCCTGGCGCGGTTGGACCTGGGCGTGATCGATGCCATCGGAAACGGGTTGGGTGCGTTGGCCCAGAAGATCGCCCGGGGGCTGCGCCCCTTGCAAACCGGCTTTGTGCGGAACTACGCCCTGGTGGTGACGCTGGGCGTTGTGGTGATGCTTGGTTATCTCCTTCTCTGGCCCTAATCCAACGAACGAGGGAGTCGGCAATGGAATTCCTCACGAACTTGCTCAACCTGGTCATCTTCTTCCCCCTGGTAGGCGTCTTGTTCTTGTTGTTCATCCCTAAGGAGAACAAGAAAGCCCTGCGCTGGGTGGCCTTCCTGACTTCGCTGATCACCTTTGGGCTTTCCCTGGTGGTCCTGGCGAATTTTGAGCCCGGCAAGGGCATCCAGATGGCTTACGATGTGCCGTGGTTGCAGATCAAGCCCCTGAACATCCACTACTTCGTGGGGGTGGATGGGCTGAACATTCTGCTTCTGGTGCTGACCACCTTGCTCACGGCCATCGCCCTGCTCTCCACCTGGACGGCCATTGAGGATCAGGTCAAGGAGTTCATGATCCTGTTCCTGCTCCTGGAAGTAGGCATGACGGGCGTCTTCCTGGCCCTGGATTTGTTCCTGTTCTATGTCTTCTGGGAGTTTGCCCTGATCCCCATGTACTTCATCATCGGCATCTGGGGCGGCCCGCGCCGGGTGTACGCGGCCATCAAGTTCGTGCTCTACACCATGGCCGGTTCGCTGCTCATGTTGCTGGCCATTATGTGGCTGGGGATTCATCAGGGAACCTTCTCCCTGCCTGAGTTGATGGCGGCGGGAAAGATTCCGGCCAACATCGAGTTGTGGCTCTTCCTGGCCTTTGCCCTGGCCTTTGCCATCAAGGTACCCATGTGGCCGCTGCACTCCTGGTTGCCCGATGCCCATGTGGAAGCGCCCACGGCTGGCTCGGTCATCCTGGCGGGCGTGCTCCTGAAGATGGGCACCTACGGCTTCCTGCGCTTCAACCTGTCCCTGTTCCCGGAGACTTCGGCGCGGCTGGCCCCGGCCATAGCCCTGCTGGCCGTCATCGCCATCCTCTACGGCGCGGCGGTGGCTTACGCCCAGAAGGATGTGAAAAAACTGGTGGCTTACTCCTCGGTGAGCCACATGGGCTTTGTTATGCTGGGCCTTTTCGCCCTCACGCCCACGGCGGTGCAGGGCGCCATCCTGCAGATGGTGAACCACGGTTTGAGTACGGGGGCCCTGTTCTTGATCGTCGGCGTGATTTACGAGCGGCGTCACACCCGCGATATGAACGAGTACGGCGGCCTCTGGAAGGTGATGCCCGTGTATGCGGTGCTCAGTTTGATCGCTGTGCTCTCCTCCATGGGGTTGCCGGGCCTCAATGGCTTCGTGGGCGAGTTCAACATCCTGGTCGGCTCCTTCGGCTCGGATAGCATCGGCACCCCCTGGTACGCCGGGATCGCCGTGCTGGGCGTGGTGGTGACCGCGGTCTACATGATGTACATGTACCAGAAGATTTTCCTAGGGCCGGTGAGCGAGAAGAACGCGGGGCTGAAGGACCTCAACCTGCGCGAGGTGATTTACCTGGTGCCGCTGGTGGTCTTGATGTTCTGGATCGGCCTCTACCCCAAGCCCTTCTTCGCCCTGATGGGCCCGGCGGTGACAAAACTGCTCCACGCCGGTCAGGCCATGGCTTTCTTGCCGTAAGTTGACCTTTCGGCCCCCCTCTCCTCCTCGGGGGAGGGGAGGGGGGTGAGACGGGGCCCGGCTTGCCGCGGATGACGCCAAGGGCAGCGGCGTGGCCGGGGGCGCAGGCTATGGTCGAGCCTTGTGAGAGGCACATCAACTTGAGAGTGGGACGATGAGTCTTCAAGATGGGTTGGCCCTTTTGCCGGAAATCCTGCTGGTGGTTTGGGCCAGTGCGCTGTTGCTGCTCAACCTGTTCATCCCTGAGGAGCGCAAGGGATGGGTGGCGGTGCTGGCCGCCCTGGGCCTGGGCGTGGCTCTGGCCGCGGCCCTGGCGCTGAGCACCAGGGCCTACAGCGCCTTTAGCGGCATGGTGGTGGTGGACGGCTTTGCCGTCTTCCTGGAGGTGCTGTTGGCCGCTAGCGGCATCGTGGCCCTGGCCCTGGCCCATGATTACCTTCAGCGCCTGGGCCTGGAACAGCGGGGCGAGTACAGTGTGTTGCTGCTCTTTGCCGTGGCCGGGATGATGATCATCGTTCAGGCGGCGGACTTCATCATCATCTTCCTGGCCCTGGAGTTGCTTTCCATCCCCCTGTATGTGCTGGCCGGAATGGCCCGTCGGCGGGCGGATTCCGAGGAGGCGGCCCTGAAATACTTCCTGCTGGGCGCCTTTGCCGCAGGATTTCTGGTTTATGGTGTGGCCCTGATTTACGGAGCCACGGCGACGACCTCTTTTGCTGAGGTGGTGGCGGTGGTGAAGGCGGGCGAGGTGGCCATGCCACTCTTCGTGGCCGGTGCCGCCCTGGTCCTGGTGGGGCTGGCCTTCAAAGTAGCTGCCGTGCCCTTCCACATGTGGACGCCGGATGTGTATCAGGGCGCCCCCTCCTCGGTCACCGGTTTCATGGCCGTGGGGGCCAAGGTGGCCGGGTTTGCCGTGTTGTTGCGACTGTTTGCCTTTGTCTTCCCGGCGCTGGCCGTGCGCTTTGTGCCGGTGCTCTGGACCCTGGCTGTGCTGACCATGGTGGTGGGCAATTTCGCCGCCCTGGCCCAGCGGAACATCAAGCGCATGTTGGCCTATTCCAGCATCGCCCACGCGGGCTACATCTTGCTGGCCCTGGTGCCTTTCGCCTGGTCTGGGGTGATGCGCCACGCTGTGGCCGCCGGGTTGTTCTATCTGGTGGCCTATGCCGTGGCCAACTTCGGCGCGTGGGCCGTGGTGGTGGCGTTGGAGAAGGCGGAAGGGAAGGGCCTCGACCTGGAGGATTACGCCGGCCTGGCCCGCAAGTATCCTGCGTTGTCCGTGGCCATGGCGGTGTTCATGTTCTCCTTTGCCGGAATGCCGCCCACGGTGGGCTTCGTGGGCAAGTTCTATCTCTTCCGCACGGCCATCGAGGCGGGTTTCGTGGACCTGGCCGTGATCGGCGTGCTGACCTCGCTGGTCTCGGTGTACTACTACCTGCGGGTGGTGGTGTACATGTTCATGCGTTCCGGCGAGCCTGAGGCCCGTCAGGAGCCCTGGCTGGCCCTCACCTGGGGAGGGATGGCCGTGGCCGTGCTGGTTTTGGGCCTGTTTGCCGCTCCCGTCTTTCGTTGGGCTGCTCAGGCTTTGATGTTCTGGGGGTAAAACTTCAAGGTGCGACGCGCCTCGCAGGTGCGTCGCACCTTCTGCTCTTGTTATCCCCTCCCGTTGACGCCCGGTAGGGTTTGTAAGGCGCGCTGGATCTCCTCTTCGGGGTATTCGTAGTCCTCCAGTTGGCCCTTGAAGTAGGCCTCGTAGGCGGAGAGGTCGAAGTGGCCGTGACCGGAGAGGTTGAACAGGATCGTGCGGGCTTCGCCTTTCTCCTTAGCGTCCAGAGCTTCGTCAATGGCCGCCCGCACGGCATGGGCCGACTCGGGGGCGGGCACGATGCCCTGGGTGCGGGCGAAGAGCACCGCGGCCTCAAAGGTGGCGCGCTGGTGCACGGCGTGGGGCTCGATGTGGCCGCTTTCCACCAGTGCCGAGACTAAGGGAGCCATCCCATGGTAACGCAGCCCGCCCGCGTGGATAGGCGGCGGCACGAAATCGTGGCCTAAGGTGTGCATCTTGACGATGGGGGCCATCTTGGCCGTGTCGCCGTAGTCGTAGGCGTAGGGCCCTTTGGTGAGGGTGGGAGCAGCGGCCGGTTCGACGGCCACGAAGCGGGTGCTTTTGCCCTCGCGCAGGTTGTACTGCAGGAAGGGGAAAGCCAGCCCTGCGAAGTTGGACCCACCGCCCACGCAGCCGATGACTACATCGGGGTACTCTCCGGCCATGTCCATTTGTTCCAAGGCCTCCAGCCCGATGACCGTCTGATGCAGCAGCACATGGTTGAGCACGCTGCCCAGGCTGTATTTCTTCGCGCCACCCGAGGTGGCCGCCGTTTCCACGGCCTCGGAGATGGCGATGCCTAAGGAACCGGGGTTGTCGGGGTCTTCGGCCAGAATTTTGCGGCCAAAGTCGGTGCGGTCCGTGGGGCTGGCGTACACCGTGGCGCCGTAGGTTTCCATCAGGATCCGGCGGTAAGGCTTCTGGTTGTAAGACACCTTGACCATGAACACTTCCACGGGAATGTCGAAGAAGTTGCCCGCCAGGGCCAGGGCCGATCCCCATTGCCCGGCGCCGGTCTCGGTGGTGAGGGCCTTGGTGCCGGCGATTTTGTTGTAGAAGGCCTGCGCCACGGCCGTGTTGGGTTTGTGGCTCCCGCTGGGGGAGACGCCTTCGTACTTGAAGTAGATGTGCGCCGGCGTGCCCAGCGCCTTTTCCAGCCGGACGGCCCGGATGAGCGGCGTGGGCCGCCACAGGCTGTAGATTTCCCGCACCGGGTCGGGAATGTCCACGAAACGGTCGGTGGTTACCTCCTGGAGGATGAGTTCCCGCGGGAAGAGCACCTCCAGAAAGTCCGGGGTCACCGGCTCCTGGGTGGCCGGATGCAACGGCGGTGGGATGGGAACGGACAGGTCGGCGGCCAGGTTGTACCAGGCCTTGGGGATCTTGGATTGGGGGAGCAGGAAACGGGTTTGTGTGGCCATGGGGAACCTCCTTTGGGCTGAGGATACGAAAAAAGCGTTCGTCCGTTGAGGACGAACGCTTTGTCAACACGTCCGCGGTGCCACCTCAGTTAGGCGGCCTTGTCCACCTGCGTTTAACGAAAAAACCCGCCGGTGAGACGACGGGAAAAAGTCGCGGGCAGGACAGGCCAGCCTCACTCGTTGCGGGTACGGCGGGCGTGACCTCCCACGCCACGCTTATACCCTTTGCCCTGATAACGGTGGCAACTCCGGCTCAGGCTACTGAGGCGCGTCGCCCGTTCGCCCTGCGGCTCCGAGGCCCATTCACCGTTGGCGTGCGTACCGGGCTCTCACCTTGCCCCGGCTCTCTGGGACGCCGTTTCAACGGCTACTCTTCCTCTTCACAGCCTTTGGCTATGCGGTTGTGGGGTGCCAGTGGCCTTGTTGGGCCGAATTATACGCTGATTGGCTTCCGTGTCAAGGAAAAGGCGGAAGTTTGCCTCTGTTCTTTGTCGAGAGCCCTGGGGCCGTTTTGCGGTACAATCATCTCACCTTGGGTCTCTGGGAGGTGTCATGCTCATCCACAACATCAGCCAGTTGCTCACCATCCCCGGCCCGCCGCAGCGGGGCCGCCGTTTGGGTGACCTGGGCCTCATCCCCCAGGGGGCCGTGCTTCTCCGCGAGGGACGCATTGCCGCCGTAGGCCCCGAAGCGGAGTTGTTGGCCGCTTACCCCCACGAGGAGCGCTTCGATGCCGGCGGCCGGGTGGCCCTGCCCGGCTTCGTCGACCCCCATACCCATATGCTCTGGGCGGGCGACCGGGCCTTTGAGTTCGAAATGCGCATTCAGGGCAAATCCTACATGGAAATCCACCAGGCGGGTGGGGGCATTTTGAACACCGTGCAGGCGGTACGCGCCGCTTCGGTGGAGCAGTTGATGGCCGCCACCCGCCCCCGCCTGCGTCGGGCGTTCACCCACGGAAGCACCACCATCGAAGTTAAGACCGGCTATGGTCTGACTACCGCCGACGAACTCAAAATGCTCGAGGCCATCCTGCGCCTGGATGCCGAAGGCCCGTGGGAACTCATCCCCACCTTTCTGGGCGCGCACGCCATCCCGCCGGAGTTCCAGGGGGATCCTGCTGGGTACACCGACCTGGTCTGCGAAGAGATGCTCCCGGCGGTGAAGGCCTGGTGGGAGGAGCATGCCCCCCGGCGTCTGCTCCCTTTTGTGGATGTGTTTTGCGAGACCGGGGTCTTTGATCTGGAGCAGACCCGGCGCATTCTGGAGACCGCCCGCGCGCTGGGTTTTCCCCTCAAGGTGCATGCCGACGAGTTCGACAACTTGGGCGGCGCGGCGATGGCCGCACAACTGGGCGCGACCTCAGCTGACCACCTGGTCACCACCTCGGCGGAGGACATTCGCACCCTGGCCGCCTCCGACACGGTGGCCGTGGCGCTGCCTTGCACCCCCTTTGGCCTGGGCGACCCGCACTACACCCCGGCTCAGGCCATCCTGGAAGCCGACGGGTTGCTGGCCCTGGCCACCGATTGCAACCCCGGCCCCGCGTGGTGCGAAACCATGTCCTTTGCCGTGGCTCTGGCCTGCCGCACCCTGCGGCTCATCCCGGCGCAGGCCATCGTGGCCGCTACCCTCAACGCGGCGGCGGCCGTGGGCGCGGCCCACCGCCTGGGCTCCCTCGCTCCCGGCTTTCAGGCGGATCTCCTGCTGCTCGATGTGCCCGATTACCGCCATCTGGGGTATCGCATCACGGGCAACCTGGTGGCCTGGGTCTTCAAACGCGGGCGTCCGTATCGCGTCGAGCAAATCCTCTCGCTCTGAAGCGTCCCGTAGGAGGCTGGAAATGGTTGGTACCCTGACCGCTTCGCTCCCCACTTTGCTCCTGGCCGTGTTGGGCCTGATTGTGCTCTGGCTGCTGCTCAGTTGGCTTTTGCGCCTGGCCTGGAAGGTCATCTCCTGTGGTTGTGTGGTCATCGTGATCTTTGCCCTGATCCTGTTGGGGGCGTATTTCCTGGGCAGGTAAGGCCATCCCGGACACGGCACCGCCCCCCGGACCCTGAGAGAATGCCCCGCCCGGGGGTGGTGCATCGCCCCGAGGGAGTGTCTCATGCTTACCCTGGACCAAGTGCGTACCTGGTACCCTGACGACCCCGTGCACGGCTGGGGGCACATCCTGCGGGTGTTGCGCCTGGCCGAGCGTCTCTGGCAGGCCGAAGGCGGTGATTGGGAGGTGCTGCGGGCCGCCGTGTTGCTCCACGACGCCCGGGATAGCCAGCACAACACCACCCGCACCGCCCATCACGAGGCCTCGGCCACCTTTGCCCGACGGGTGCTCCAGGCCGAGGACTGGCCTGAGGAACGCATCGCCGCCGTGGAGCACGCCATCCGGGAGCACCGTTTTCGCCGGGCCGGGCGGCCGGAGACGCAAGAGGCCCGGCTGCTTTTCGATGCCGATAAGTTGGACGCCATCGGTGCGGTGGGGGTGATGCGCAGCATCGCCCACGCCGTGCGCCACGGTCTACCGCCTTACGCGCCCCCCTCGGAGCGTTTCCTGCGCATCGGCGAACGGGAGCCCGGGGAGCCCCACAGCGCCTATCACGAGTATCTGTTCAAGTTGCGCCACCTGAAGGGCCGGCTGTACACCGCCACGGCGTGGGCCATCGCCGAGGCCCGGCACGCCCGCATGGCGGCGTATTTCGCGGCCCTGGCCGCCGAAAGCGAGGGCCGCGACCTTTACCCCGACGCCGGGGACGCCCTGGCCGCTCCGGCCGAAAGGCAGCCCGAAGCCCTTATCGGCCCGCTGCTGGTGGAGCGCGGCTGGCGGCTGGCCGTGGCCGAATCGTGCACCGGCGGGCTGCTGGGCCACCGCCTGACCAATGTCCCAGGCTCTTCGGCCTACTTCGTGGGTGGGGTCATCGCCTACGCCAACGAGGCCAAGATGCGCCTGTTGGGGGGCAGCGAGCAGACCTTGCTGCGCCATGGCGCGGTGAGCGAGCCGGTGGTGCGCCAGATGGCCGAGGGGGCTCGGCGGGCGCTGAGGGCCGAGGTGGCCCTGGCCGTCAGCGGTATCGCCGGGCCGGGCGGGGGCACCCCCGAAAAGCCCGTGGGCACGGTGTGGGTGGGGTTGAGCACCCCCGGGGGCACCTGGGCGCGGCGCTTCCGCTGGCCCCACGACCGCCTGGGCAACAAAAAGGCCAGCGCGCAGGCCGCGCTGGCGTGGTTGGTGGAGGTGTTGAGCCAGGGGGCAAGCCGCGGATAGCGCGGAGGGTGGGTTAGCCCTTCTTCGAGGCCAGAAAGCGCACCACCTCCTGGTGCACGGTGCTCAGGTGGTTTTTGAACGCCTGGGGCACCTCGCCCCGCTGCTGGTACTCAGCCACCAGGCGCGCCAGGGTCTCGGCCAGGTTTTGATCCACCAGCTGGGCGTTGCGTTCCAGGAGTTGTTGCCGCTGTTGGAGGTCGGGGGTGTTGACCAGGGCTTCCAGCAGGGCCACCTGGGGTGGGGGCGCGGCCACCTTCTGAAGGATGTCCAGCACTTGATTGAGGCGGGCGCTGCGTTGCAGGTCGCCTTTCTGGCGGGCGGCCTGCAGTTCTTGCTCCACCACGGTGAGGAAGAGGTCGTCCACTGCTGGGAGGACTTCGATGACCGCCTGCTCCAGGTTTTCGGCCGCCAGCACCTGTTCCAGGAGGTCGCGCACCGCCTGGAGGCGCGCCTGCACCTCTTTGTCGATTTCCTGGGTGAGTTCCAGCAGGCGCTCGCGCAACCGGCTCAGGCGCTCCTTTTCGTCGCCCTGGGCCTTTTCGATGCGTTCGCTCACTTTGGCGAAAAATTCGTAGTTTATAGCCGGCCGGGCCAGGCGCACCAACGCCTGCAGTCGGGTGTCGTTGGGGGCCTGCACCACCAGGTCCACCAGTTGGTCGAGGGTGGCGTTGGAGCCCAAATTCTGCAACGACTCCAGAGCCGCCTTGACCTCTTGCTCTTCGCGGCGTAGTTGCTGGCCGTAGGTGGCGTGCTCCAGCACCGCCTTTTGCACTTCCAGCAGTTGCTGGGCGCCTAAGCGGTCGCCCTGGGCCAGGTGGAGTTCCAGCAACTGGGCCAGCATGGCGAAGAAATTTTCGTCGATGAGGGCGTCTTCCTGGCGGATGATCTCCGCGCGGGCGTCGGCGGCCGCGCTCATCAGCCGCTGGATGAGCCGCAGGCGCTGCTCCTGGGCCTGGAGCATTTCCTTGGTGATGCCGTCGGCTTCCAGGATGCGCTCGATGAGCCGCTCGTAAGTGAGCATGGTCTGCGGCTGGAGTAGGTAGGCTTTCCGCTTCTC
This genomic window contains:
- a CDS encoding NADH-quinone oxidoreductase subunit L, whose product is MLLSEMATGTFFHLAPWVVFFPVAGLLINILFGRSLGEWGVAVVGVLAPALAFGVAVLQAISLQAHPEGTVVVLADWMTAGPLQVRWAMRIDTLSVTMMLMVAGVGTLIHLYAAGYMHYDVHYKGDPGRYRRFFVFFNLFIAAMMILVSGDSLLTLFVGWEGVGLCSYLLIGFWFEYDTLGRPSDANAQAAKKAFITNRIGDAGMLLAMFVAFWTFKTLDFGPMFAQAQAVAAAHPGAILAITLFMLVAVTGKSAQLPLYVWLPDAMAGPTPVSALIHAATMVTAGVYLVARTQPFYALVPTAQHTVALVGALTALFAGTIAVGQYDIKKVLAYSTISQLGFMVAAVGMGAVVAGMFHLVTHAFFKALLFLSAGSVIIALERAHHPLPEEGGAAHHEAAHEGYGHGHDAPFDPQDMRNMGGLRKVIPLTFWVYLIGAVALAGIPPLAGFFSKDEVVAAAKGYDPVVYGLLVAAAFFTAFYMGRQIFLVFFGAPRSEAAVHAKESPAVMTVPLVALATLSVVGGALNFPGVHTLGRWLEHTLGELHAEPFQVAVALSSTLLALVAVALAWALYGKRPLASPDDPDPLKRVLGPIFTGMEHKWWVDEIYWAIILQPYVLLSRGLARLDLGVIDAIGNGLGALAQKIARGLRPLQTGFVRNYALVVTLGVVVMLGYLLLWP
- a CDS encoding NADH-quinone oxidoreductase subunit N; the protein is MSLQDGLALLPEILLVVWASALLLLNLFIPEERKGWVAVLAALGLGVALAAALALSTRAYSAFSGMVVVDGFAVFLEVLLAASGIVALALAHDYLQRLGLEQRGEYSVLLLFAVAGMMIIVQAADFIIIFLALELLSIPLYVLAGMARRRADSEEAALKYFLLGAFAAGFLVYGVALIYGATATTSFAEVVAVVKAGEVAMPLFVAGAALVLVGLAFKVAAVPFHMWTPDVYQGAPSSVTGFMAVGAKVAGFAVLLRLFAFVFPALAVRFVPVLWTLAVLTMVVGNFAALAQRNIKRMLAYSSIAHAGYILLALVPFAWSGVMRHAVAAGLFYLVAYAVANFGAWAVVVALEKAEGKGLDLEDYAGLARKYPALSVAMAVFMFSFAGMPPTVGFVGKFYLFRTAIEAGFVDLAVIGVLTSLVSVYYYLRVVVYMFMRSGEPEARQEPWLALTWGGMAVAVLVLGLFAAPVFRWAAQALMFWG
- a CDS encoding TrpB-like pyridoxal phosphate-dependent enzyme gives rise to the protein MATQTRFLLPQSKIPKAWYNLAADLSVPIPPPLHPATQEPVTPDFLEVLFPRELILQEVTTDRFVDIPDPVREIYSLWRPTPLIRAVRLEKALGTPAHIYFKYEGVSPSGSHKPNTAVAQAFYNKIAGTKALTTETGAGQWGSALALAGNFFDIPVEVFMVKVSYNQKPYRRILMETYGATVYASPTDRTDFGRKILAEDPDNPGSLGIAISEAVETAATSGGAKKYSLGSVLNHVLLHQTVIGLEALEQMDMAGEYPDVVIGCVGGGSNFAGLAFPFLQYNLREGKSTRFVAVEPAAAPTLTKGPYAYDYGDTAKMAPIVKMHTLGHDFVPPPIHAGGLRYHGMAPLVSALVESGHIEPHAVHQRATFEAAVLFARTQGIVPAPESAHAVRAAIDEALDAKEKGEARTILFNLSGHGHFDLSAYEAYFKGQLEDYEYPEEEIQRALQTLPGVNGRG
- a CDS encoding imidazolonepropionase, with the protein product MLIHNISQLLTIPGPPQRGRRLGDLGLIPQGAVLLREGRIAAVGPEAELLAAYPHEERFDAGGRVALPGFVDPHTHMLWAGDRAFEFEMRIQGKSYMEIHQAGGGILNTVQAVRAASVEQLMAATRPRLRRAFTHGSTTIEVKTGYGLTTADELKMLEAILRLDAEGPWELIPTFLGAHAIPPEFQGDPAGYTDLVCEEMLPAVKAWWEEHAPRRLLPFVDVFCETGVFDLEQTRRILETARALGFPLKVHADEFDNLGGAAMAAQLGATSADHLVTTSAEDIRTLAASDTVAVALPCTPFGLGDPHYTPAQAILEADGLLALATDCNPGPAWCETMSFAVALACRTLRLIPAQAIVAATLNAAAAVGAAHRLGSLAPGFQADLLLLDVPDYRHLGYRITGNLVAWVFKRGRPYRVEQILSL
- a CDS encoding nicotinamide-nucleotide amidohydrolase family protein, which translates into the protein MLTLDQVRTWYPDDPVHGWGHILRVLRLAERLWQAEGGDWEVLRAAVLLHDARDSQHNTTRTAHHEASATFARRVLQAEDWPEERIAAVEHAIREHRFRRAGRPETQEARLLFDADKLDAIGAVGVMRSIAHAVRHGLPPYAPPSERFLRIGEREPGEPHSAYHEYLFKLRHLKGRLYTATAWAIAEARHARMAAYFAALAAESEGRDLYPDAGDALAAPAERQPEALIGPLLVERGWRLAVAESCTGGLLGHRLTNVPGSSAYFVGGVIAYANEAKMRLLGGSEQTLLRHGAVSEPVVRQMAEGARRALRAEVALAVSGIAGPGGGTPEKPVGTVWVGLSTPGGTWARRFRWPHDRLGNKKASAQAALAWLVEVLSQGASRG
- a CDS encoding NADH-quinone oxidoreductase subunit M, whose product is MEFLTNLLNLVIFFPLVGVLFLLFIPKENKKALRWVAFLTSLITFGLSLVVLANFEPGKGIQMAYDVPWLQIKPLNIHYFVGVDGLNILLLVLTTLLTAIALLSTWTAIEDQVKEFMILFLLLEVGMTGVFLALDLFLFYVFWEFALIPMYFIIGIWGGPRRVYAAIKFVLYTMAGSLLMLLAIMWLGIHQGTFSLPELMAAGKIPANIELWLFLAFALAFAIKVPMWPLHSWLPDAHVEAPTAGSVILAGVLLKMGTYGFLRFNLSLFPETSARLAPAIALLAVIAILYGAAVAYAQKDVKKLVAYSSVSHMGFVMLGLFALTPTAVQGAILQMVNHGLSTGALFLIVGVIYERRHTRDMNEYGGLWKVMPVYAVLSLIAVLSSMGLPGLNGFVGEFNILVGSFGSDSIGTPWYAGIAVLGVVVTAVYMMYMYQKIFLGPVSEKNAGLKDLNLREVIYLVPLVVLMFWIGLYPKPFFALMGPAVTKLLHAGQAMAFLP